A stretch of DNA from Dioscorea cayenensis subsp. rotundata cultivar TDr96_F1 chromosome 4, TDr96_F1_v2_PseudoChromosome.rev07_lg8_w22 25.fasta, whole genome shotgun sequence:
GACTGAGGTTATCAAGCTCCTTGATGTAGCCATTATCTACCCTATCTCCGACAGTGCATGGGTGCGTCCAGTGCAAGTGGTGCCCAAGATAAGGAGGAGATGGTAGTCACTAACGAGAAAAATGAGCTTGTTCCTACCAAAACCATCACAGGTTGGAGAGTTTGCATAGACTACAGGAAGCTCAATGATACAACAAAGAAGGACCATTTCCCCTACCCTTTATTGACCAGATGCTTGAACGACTAGCAGGGCACTCATATTACTATTTCTTGGATGGGCTCTCCGGTTACTTTCATATTCCCATTGCCCAGAAGATCAAAAGAAGACCATCTTCACTTGTCCTTATGGCACGTTTGCCTATCTTCGTATGCCCTTTGGGCTATACAACGCACCAGCTACTTTTCAGAGGTGTATGATGGCTATCTTCAAAGACATGGtagaagacattatggaggtaTTTATTGATGACTTCTCGGTCTTTGACGACTCGTTCAATTTGTACctcaaaaattagaaaaagttATGGCCAAGTGTAAGAAGACCAATTTGGTTCtcagttgggagaaatgtcactttatggtcaAGGAGGGCATAGTGCTAGGGCACAAGATTTCAAAAAAAGGGATTAAAGTAGACAGGGTGAAGGTTGCCACAATCGAAAACTACCGCCTCCTACTTCAGTAAAGGCTATCAGAAGCTTCTTGGGACATGCCTGGTTATATAGGAGATTCATCAAGAACTTCTCTTCGATTGCCCGACCATTGACGAAGCTACTTGAAAAAGATGTCCCTTTGAGTTTAATAAAGACTACATGAATGCTTTTCTCAGCCTGAAGAAAAAGCTTATGGAGGCATGGATCATAGTTTCCCCAGATTGGTACTTGCCATTTGAATTAATATGTGGTGTAAGTGATTATGTAGTTAGGGTAGTACTTGGCCAACAACCGGATAACCATTTCCATCCTATCTACTATACGAGCAAGACTTTGAATGATGCCCAAGAAAACTACACTATTACCAAGAAGGAACTACTCACAGTGGTTTTTGCATCTGACAAATTTCGGTCATACTTGGTACTTTCTAAAGTGATTGTATATACGAATCATTCTGCACTAAAGTACTTGTTGAACAAAACAAATGCCAAGTCTCAACCGATCAGTTGGATCCTTCTACTCCAAGAGTTCGATTTAGAAATAAAGTATAAGAAGGGGACGGAGAATTTAGCTGCAAACCACCTACTGCGGCTTGAAGGGCCGGATGAAAATGTTTTAGAAAGGAAAGAAATAAATGATGCATTCCCTTGGAGAACGGTTGTATAGCATTCAGGTGGTAAGGGAAAAAGAAATCCTATGGTTCACCGACTTTGCAAATTATTTGGTGGCGAAAACCTTTCCAAAGTGGCTCTCACCtatcaacaaagaaagaagtttTTTCTTGACTTAAAGTATTATATCTGGGAAGACCCTACCTTTTCATAATCTATTTTGATTGAGTTGTTAGAAGATGTGTTTTGTGAGGGGAGGGGCATGACATCCTGAGGCACTATCATTCAGATCCAACTAGGGGCCATTATAGTGGGCATATAACTGCCAAGAAGATTCTGGATGCAAGGTTCTACTGGACTTCTATGTTCTAGGGCGCATAGTTGTTCGTGCAACATTGTGACAAGTGTCAAAGAGCTGGTAACATTTCGGAAATGGAAGAGATGCCACAAAAACCTGGAACCAAGCTTGAGGTGTTTGACATGTGggggattgacttcatgggtCCATTCCCAATTCTCAGGGTAATAAATTCATTttggtggcagttgactatgtatccaagtgggtggaagcacaAGCATTTCCTTCTTGTGATGCCCAAGTCATtgtgaaatttataaaaaattgttcCAGTTTGGTATACCAAGGGTGATCATAAGTGATCGAcgcactcatttctgtaactACCAATTTGAAAAGGTCTTCAAATGTTATGGAGTCTCTCATCAGACTTCAACTTCATATCACCCACAAACAAGAGATCAAGTTGAAATGTCAAAACCGAGAACTAAAGCGAATTTTGGAGAAAACGGTGAGCAATCACAGGAAATATTGGGCGGATCAGCTAGATGATGCACTCTGGGCTTATAGAATGGCCTATAAAACACCTATTGGGCCAACACCTTACAGGTTGGTCAATGGGAAAGCCTATCATTTGCCAGTTGAATTGGAGCGCAGAGCCTATTGGGCTATTAAACAGTTAAATTTTGACCCTCACCTAACTGGGCAGAAGAGAAAGCTCCAattgaatgagttagatgaatggcAAGCTATGGCATATGAGGACTCTGTGCATTACAAGGAAAAAGTGAAAGAGTACCTTGATCAACACATTAAGCAAGCTAAGCACTTCCAAGCAAGGGATCAAGTCCTACTTTTTAATTCCAGGTTAAAACTCTTTCCAGGAAATTTGAAGTCAAGATGGCATGGACCATTCATAGTGTTACAAGTTTATTCTTATGGTACCATCGAGATAAGTCATCCGGAAAAGGGACATTTAAGGTCAATGGTCATCACCTGAAGCCCTATTTATCATACAACATACTCGAGGAGACCGGAGGTAACTCTCTTCCATTTGTTCCACCTTGAAGGTAggtaataagtgcttgagtagacatattttttatatgttttacatgcagtgagcatcatttttaccatggtttacatctcataaagtgtatttggtgttcttttatgcaattaggTTATGAATgacttgaaggaagaaaaatgagcaaagataggttatgaagacatattttgggagtttttgtgcaacataacgatcaagacacaagaggagctcatgtacatggaggtgtgtaccaacttccaagagaattcaagccaatttgtgagttggaagggtacaaaggcgGTCACACCCCCATATCTCTATTTGTGTAAAGAATGCAAGAGTTTCCAAATGATAGTTCGATAATGAAAGTCTTATAACCTATGACGTGGACATGTGTCCGACCATgtagcctcaagagaagagtgtgtgagccgcatttatgaagagtactgtagtaaaaacaCTGTTCATGTGACTGCGTGAAAATTCCACGTGGTCATGTGGGAATTTCTGCAGCTCACGTGGGCCCGTGAAATCTCACATGGTTGCGTGGAGGCATGTAGCAGACGTGATTTATGATTATAAATAtgccttttgccctattctttggaggtTTTTTGCTAGAGTTTGAAGAGtgaagcggctagggttttaagaggagGTGTTTGGCGAATTCGGGGGCCGTTCTTTACCaattttgatagatcttttctccgtCATAGAATCGAGAGggccttgataagtgcttgtgtattaataatatgaagtattcttttcttatgatgagcattacttttatcagattttagcactaatacatgtgtatttgtgaactttcgagCATGAAGGGttatgaagccaaatatgatagcaaaaagccaaagtagattgcgattgtactttattgatgaagtcttggagtgaacaaatgtgaagacataagttgtgatcgaagatacataaatgtgtgccaacctccatgcgctcaagcaattacatggtttggagaggcacaaacatttgtgtattttgactTTTGCAATATTAGCAAGATGTTCACCAATATgacattttattgaagaaacgatacgatctacggcatagacatgtgcccgtttatgttgcctcgatgaaaagtgtggattagggagtattttggcggagaactgtagtaaatcattgtagtaatttactgtagtagttactgttcataccccgcagaaaatcagatttccagaaatccacaggggtgtgtggaaattccacacacccgtgtggatgccagattttagccctttataaagccgccaCTTGTACCGATTTAGGGatccatcttttctctaacttttgggaaacctgcggctagggtttagaggggctttggcaaggggTTTTTTAGTgcttctatggcttcgacaccgcgtttctcttggaggatagttattgggggagctttcgtcggcaccgatccggcgaggtgtgccctaggcttgacaaggggacctttggagaagatgaggctactccacaagaccatcgacatgaatactgagggttttttttttatggattacatgttttactttcgatttcattattgattgtatcttgctccatagataGCTAAACCTCCTattgggtgcttggacttgtaaaccctaggatgtcattgtttcattgaccttttattatgttttccttaattaatgtatCTAATTGGGTTCCAATCTTGactgtttgttgaatgatttctcccttagagtgacactagggttgagagtccatcttggtagcctttgtggatgagtgacacaccatgaaggttagacaatgctagatttaAGAGGGTTGAgtaggtgagtcgagaggtagcggagcgtcccttttcccctccggtgtgatttatcctacctccatattcctagagttctttgtggtcataacagagtgaagtactaagagaggaaccccattggggcttagttgcgcgagcaatggAGTAAAacgttaaagtaatccttagtatctgaggcataattatgactaggggtctttcacctggaccaaagggttagatctacatataggaatagggtttatcacttggaatccctagagcttcttgtatctgtacacagtgtgaggtgttgagattgagcgatttctccccagggcatagtgtagagttagtcatggttgaccttaggtttgggacggtgtattttagaattttgatgactcattaagtatcagttaggagacataatagttggtctggcacttgaatcaataaccctagggggagcaatgtccgagtgctccacttttatcgattacctttcctctcattttattgtgcctctctttcttattttcttgagtcatgttcacattgattttatccacactattattgtttcatcttcacttagttaagtagcaatcgatgtgtttctatttactattccctatggatacgataacccactcacctgggatttgtTACTTAGAcaaacctgtacacttgcgggtcacacgcaagggcgttgtcaagccTTCGgtaacctagcttcggagagggattcttcaagacattgagcgacccatcaaggccatcattaTGAATTCAagagggttttattccatggttttcattgcttttcattgcattattctttgctttgtaatttgccccatggagggctaaaccctaataggtatttgggcatatgaaccctaggatcatatcttcgtattgatttactttatattttccattaaatcctagtttatttgagttttaatcttgttttatcattgcttgcatgtcgtatTGATCCATGCGATTGATTGGTAATGCATGATTttttgccttggtgagagagagagatctctattagggttagaactccaagattaaagagggttgagagggtgagtcatgagatagtggagtgtctccTTTTCCCAatgatgagtgcttcctatcacCGTATTCCCTAAGTgatatgcaaccatatttggttttaggtatgagattgagagatttctccactgagaCCTTATAGGGGGACAGGGATCACtcgcctagaagtagggttaaaTCTATCTTTAGCAATTGGTTGTACTCCtcggtatccctagagtttattgcggtcatatgtggtgtgaggtgttgagattgagcgatttctccacctaGACCTCATAGGCAGGGACCGaatgttcttggattacctcgactcatctaACTTGGTTTATAAACATTTAGTAAGCTttgcgcttcatgttagatcctagaggGAGCATTACCCGTGTACCTCGtctttattaattgagatcTCCATTGTTTTCTATGTTCCTTTTGCTTGCCTATTCATATTCTTacaattgtgtacatttcatcacaatcttgatttcgactagataactgagaagtggttagtactaatacttccattccctatggaatcgactacccaactcactgggtattttattactttgacacccgtgcacttgcagaacACACATGCAAATTGGTATATCAGTAGGTAtgaaggtacatcaagctaatgatgataaacaagcgcttcttaggaggtgACCCAAGTTTTCTATTCCATTCATGCTCTTACTCTAGTATTATTGTGTGTTTAGTTGTGGTGTTCTTTACATTCTTTCTTTTGCTGTGTATCATACTCATGCTCTTcttctttgtgtgtttttatcaATCAAACTTGTGCTCATTCACTTGTGGTGTTACCTTCTGCATTGTTTCGAGTTTCATGCTTTCTTGAATACCATTCCCATGTCATGCATGCATAGTTGCATGAGTATTATCATTTCATGCATGATTGAAGTTTCTTGATAATTATTCATGGTGTTGGTGATTGTTTGATTAGATTTCATGCTCTATTTGATGTGCTTTAAGTGTATTTTACTTAGTTGATGGTTgcatgataaatgcttgagtataagtattattaagtatacttttcttacattgagtatcacttttatcaggttttatggctcatttgtgtatatttgtattcttttatgAAGATATGCTTGTAGaaacaagtttggaagaaaggaagcaaagttagatcatgaatgcgacttttgaggaatctcttgtaCTAAAAAgtatcaaggcacaagttgtgaccacatgcatgtgggtgtgtgctaacctcaaaaaatgtgcaagtgaatTTACAAATTAGAGGGgacacaaaggcaatcacacacATATGCTCCAACATGTAtaatattgtcaagagcttcatcaatgtggttgaaattgaagatgtgacatgatttactgcatggatgtgtgcccaaccatgcgACCtcgatgaagaagatgatttcgGCAGTACAATAGCAAAGTAATGCAGTAGTTAATGTAGCAATCCATTGTAGttaattattgtagcagttactgttcacaatgcgcagaaaatgaagagcctggaaattcacacgcccgtgtagaatttccacaagggcgtgtgaaatcccgatctcagccctttaaataccgcttcgAAGTATcgttttggggatcttttttctatcttttggagagagcgTGGCTATggcttggagaggtttttgttgGGATTTTGGAGAATTTGTACGGCAttcaacatcgatttccttcggaggaaagctattgggggagcttccaATGGCATTGATTCGGTGAGATGTGCCCTACACTCGACGGAGGAGTCTTTAGAGAAGTAGAATTGGCTCTTCAAGACCATCTCCACGGAAagcaagggggttatctttatgaagtttttgcattcacttttgactctatctttgattttatattgctccatggaaagctaaacccctagtgggtacttggatttgtaaaccctaggatgattttatttcattaacttctattattttttctttaattgattttttaattgagtttcaatattatttacttattggtttgattttcccttagagtgacattagggttgaggaTCCTTCTAGGTAACCTTTTGAATGAGTGATACTTTATtaaggttagacttagcaagattgaagagggttgagagggtgagttgagaggcaacaaaacatcccctttcccctccgacgtgatttatcctacttttatgttcctagagttctttgcgatcatgatagagtgaaatacTAAGAGACCTTCTCCTCTAGGACTTAGTTGCGTGATCGACAGATTGAAGTGTTGAGATatctttagtgctggggcttaattgtgattaggtatctttcgcctggaccaaagggttgggtctaaattagggaatagggtttatcacttggagtccctagagccttaagcagtcccacacagtgtgaggtgttgagagtatctcTTTCGCCGGGATATAGTGTTGAGGGCtggtcatggttgaccttagggttgggaccgtgtgtctttggatctccatgactcattaaactttgattagggaagcataatattagtcttgcacttaaaacaatagtcctagggtgagcattatccgagtaccccatttttaccATTGGTTATTTTCTCCAATGACTCTTGTTCGCTCtctttttcctttacttttattttactttcattaaTCGTTTGAATCACAATCACTAATCgattttcactctagctaaatagcaatacttcttgtttctagacatctattccctatggattcgactacccactagttgggtactttattactttgacaaccagtgcacttgcggtacacacacgcaaggggtgtgtcattgCTTGAGTGCCTTGAGAAGTTTGGAGAGTTTTTTAGGTCTTAACGGGGTCCTTCACGGGTATATTTTCTAGTGAAGGCCGGCCGAGAGGCTTGTCGGGCTTCTCAGCCTGGCAAGCAGGCTATCAAGCAACCCGTTAATGGTTTGATCATGATGACAaaggaaactcttgcaaaattttCATTCTCTATTATCATGATGACTTGTTTCTTATAATATTGGtttgatcacttgcttcttgtCTTGTAAATATACCGATGAAGCATATGGCCTCCAAGCGAGCAAGGAGGGATGACGCACCTCCTACTATCAAACCACGCTTCAAGAATGACAAGCACAAGACAAGATACTCATTGTTGGCTCAAAAATCATTTGTCACAGTCTATTACATAGATTGGGATGTCTTGAGGGCATTGGGCTTGGATGGAGAGATCTTAGAACATATATCCCATGATGGTTGGGGTAAGGTGTTCGACATCAAGGAACCTATACACCATGAGCTCACTTTGGAAGTCTTAAGCACAATTGAGGTGGTTAGGCATTGGAACTTTGTTCAACAAGCAAGCTCACTATCGTTTCAAGCTTTCGGGAAGAGGTACAAGATTGATCACGTAGATTTGGGTGCTTACTTGGGGCTCTACACTGATGCCGTCACTCAGTCGACCCGACTTTCGTTCCTTACCCATGGATTTCCCATCTTACACTTCACCTAAAAGGTATTGGGCCACCATCACCAGTTCTAGGAAGAGGAAGGCATCCCAGATGACCAAACCTATGTATCGCTACATTCATGCACTACTGACTAGAGGGGTTAAGGGTTGGTCAAACCCTACAAGGGTTGTATTGCAAACTAATCTCCTCATGCTCTATAGCATCTTTGAGTGATACTTGATTCATATGGGACACCTCTTCACAGACATTATTTCTCATCAGGGATAGTACGTGTGCCTCAGAACTATCTTTGGCAAACCCTATATCACATGATTGATTATAGCCATGGGATTTATAGATCATACTCAAGGAATGCACATCGTTGGAAACACTACTCCTCTTGGGATGTCCACTTTATCTTCTATCAGGATAGTTGAGAGGAGGGTGGTATCTATTGTCTAGCACAGTGTCAGGGGATGAGAGAGCACGAGGCCAGACCATCACATGAGCATGAGACAAACACCGAGAAAGAGTCAGAGTCTGAGCCAGATGTAAGTCTAGAGCCACCGGAGATCATGCTCCAGGTGTTACAAGTAGAGACCCAGCATCAGTTTAGTGTCCTTGAGTAGGGGTAAAGGGAGATTGTTGCATCCTAGTGTCGAGTCAAGTGAGATATGGCTGAGGTTTTAGCTTTCATTCATAAATCTTCTTCCTCTGTTGGCACCACATCTACTGTCACCACATCTATAGCACCACCGCTCCCATCAGACACACAACATGAATGAGTTGTCTTTGTGATGTTTTTGGTTGATTGTTTTTAGtactttgttatattttgtgttatgtttgatgttttgtACTCTATAGTTAGCAAGGGTTTAGTCCCTGCTAAACTCTATCTATTTTGATTCTTGCCAGCTTTCTTCTCCATATTTATGAGTCTTGAGTTGCGATATGCTTTTTTTTGATCTTTACACGACTATAATGATAGGAGCTTCACCTTCATCACCCCGCTTGGATCAAACTCACCCTGTATTCATATGCGTATTGTTCAATGCTCACCAAAAATGGGGAAGTTTCTTTACTCCATCTCCTTatgtttatttgatatttttcaccTTGTACTACTGacttatgtacattgaggacaatgtacgaccctaggtgtggggatggggtaTCTTAATTGATTGCATGCTTGATTTACCTGTGATAGCTATGATGCTTAGTTGAGCACTTCCTAGCatgaaagaatgatagatgtgagttgtatctatacttatgctttcatggaagtcttgttttatctctagtgcaccttcATGCATTGTCATGAAAACTTCTATCTTATATATTCCTACCAACCCATCACTTTGTTATTGCAGTTAGTTTGTAGAATTATACACTCAATTTTCTTTAAAGAGCTTTtagttcctttattgtttttctttagccttaagtgaagtattgtagcaggtgtTTATACCAGGAGACATGAGATACAGTgtatatatactttaaaaaagagaaaaaaaagagaagaaaagtgacaatattcctctgctaataaagcacgaatgcgtctatgtagacatGTAATCAAGTATGTTttgtggctcttgtgcctaatcagcatgtgcatcctctaaaaatatttttgtgcgGTCGACATTAGTCAGACtcgaataaatatatatatatatatataacaaaggttatttatttaccctcaataACTCGAGCAAGAACAACAGAGGCCATTtatttacccttggtgacctAAGACTGAATATCAGATGGTCGTTAATTATTTCACCTAACAGACACGGTGCCAAACTACAGTCTCATTTTTCTAGAATTTTTTGTCGACAAGGTCAAGGTTTAATCCCCACCCCACCCCACCACCCACAGCGAGTGGGTTGGATATTGCTCATTTGGAGACGAAAACATTcagatacaaaatatttacaagGATACGAGTTTAGAATTTCTCAAGTTCACAAAATacccaaaaaaatattgataaatttcAAGATGCCACtttaggaaaaaataaatagataaacagaataatttataaaaaattaagaaaataatacattaactcattcataaattttaatcacttttcaaaataaaagcaacCCAATTATATAGATGAATaagtaaataatgaaaataacttAA
This window harbors:
- the LOC120258693 gene encoding uncharacterized protein LOC120258693: MEEMPQKPGTKLEVFDMWGIDFMGPFPILRVINSFWWQLTMSSNVMESLIRLQLHITHKQEIKLKCQNRELKRILEKTVSNHRKYWADQLDDALWAYRMAYKTPIGPTPYRLVNGKAYHLPVELERRAYWAIKQLNFDPHLTGQKRKLQLNELDEWQAMAYEDSVHYKEKVKEYLDQHIKQAKHFQARDQVLLFNSRLKLFPGNLKSRWHGPFIVLQVYSYGTIEISHPEKGHLRSMVIT